Proteins encoded within one genomic window of Alcanivorax sp. REN37:
- a CDS encoding sulfonate ABC transporter substrate-binding protein gives MGNTSLRRRLAVVLALWVTVIVPAAAAAETLRIGYQKYGTLVVLKARGTLEQQLAPLGVTVQWVEFPGGPQLLEALNVGSLDVGVAGETPPVFAQAAGADLLYIAHEPPAPTSEAILVHRDSPIRDLAQLRGHKVALNKGSNVHYLLVRALESAGLTWRDIQPVYLPPADARAAFERGAVDAWAIWDPYLAAAQAQLPVRVLADATGLADNHQFYLARGDWAARHPQRVVTLIAAIREVGEWSAREPQQVADQVAPLLGLSPAITLNAVQRQGYGAQPLSPEVVAAQQRIADSFAALKLIPKPLSVAQRVWTPPADGEH, from the coding sequence ATGGGCAACACAAGTCTGCGCCGGCGTCTGGCCGTGGTGCTTGCGTTGTGGGTGACGGTCATCGTCCCTGCCGCCGCTGCCGCTGAGACCCTGCGCATCGGTTACCAGAAATACGGCACGCTGGTGGTGCTCAAAGCCCGTGGCACCTTGGAACAACAATTGGCGCCGCTCGGCGTCACCGTGCAGTGGGTGGAATTCCCCGGCGGCCCGCAGCTGCTGGAGGCGCTCAATGTGGGCAGTCTGGATGTGGGCGTGGCCGGCGAGACGCCGCCGGTGTTCGCCCAGGCCGCCGGCGCTGATCTGCTCTACATTGCCCACGAACCGCCGGCGCCGACGTCCGAAGCGATCTTGGTGCACCGTGACAGCCCGATTCGTGACCTCGCGCAACTGCGCGGCCACAAGGTGGCGCTCAACAAAGGCTCCAACGTCCATTACTTGCTGGTACGCGCACTGGAAAGTGCTGGGCTGACGTGGCGTGACATCCAACCGGTGTACCTGCCGCCGGCGGACGCGCGTGCCGCCTTCGAGCGCGGCGCGGTGGATGCGTGGGCGATTTGGGACCCCTACCTGGCAGCGGCACAAGCGCAGCTGCCGGTGCGGGTGCTGGCCGATGCCACCGGGCTGGCAGACAACCACCAGTTCTACCTCGCCCGTGGCGACTGGGCGGCGCGTCACCCGCAGCGGGTGGTGACGCTGATTGCCGCGATCCGCGAGGTGGGCGAATGGTCGGCACGGGAGCCACAGCAGGTGGCCGACCAAGTGGCGCCGCTGCTGGGGCTGTCGCCCGCCATCACCCTCAATGCAGTACAGCGCCAAGGCTACGGTGCGCAGCCGTTGTCGCCGGAGGTGGTGGCGGCGCAGCAGCGCATTGCCGACAGCTTCGCCGCGCTGAAGCTGATACCGAAACCGCTGTCGGTGGCGCAGCGAGTGTGGACGCCGCCGGCGGACGGGGAGCACTGA
- a CDS encoding helix-turn-helix transcriptional regulator yields MLCPSPHSVLDGAITRQRLLTALAPERPLRLRLLCAPAGFGKTVLAHQFAQLGHAPSVVWVALPRQPLSAAQLAARLGEALCLPQDDDGASLASALAARTDTLVVLDGYCRDHDSDAWLLEQVQHGSIQWLVTTRSQPQWPLSRLLLDGQLLQLGSEALALTVTEVGELLAAVAPRQNFCARRLHEQSDGWAAGLRLFLYAQTGRELLAHTQLHRCPQLLDYLDQEVLAPLAPNSQQLLQVIAHAPFVDSALCAFLSGEARALQELLAQQAFLRTLPGSTERFTLYEPLRSVLRERYPHQEDALLAGAGWLALAGRHLSAFGYALGVPDAPRAVRALAQVPLHKLFSEHNLSPLLAGLRQLQVDDFAGQPAALRIATRALVMGGRLELAERYLDAFPDSGWDGTRLALQTEVALHRGQAQEACNLGLQALAALEQDEDWTQMILCFSSMTRAELALGRHEQAQRLQVQGLELARRKGELLLECQMLLDQAQVEELAGHLHRALQALDQIVALIGQGGGSALLRGAEQIRRGWLLMMIGDDAAARPALEQGRELSMAAGTPVFFYSYVLLAQLDARAGDVDRAQQRLAEVQRAMHTRDVSESIYRSVLSVGSAGVWLQARHYLPVTQMLERMRRQYEDAVALTPPSSCPELFALMSFLHAQALCSQGAIDEAIEVLTQALERAEGAGFQVIVSQALTALGKARHQRGDIRQAERMLASAAAMAARQGQRNLVLETQLNAVHEFSERALPKPDSSAQNAPPERAEALLSQREHEVLELIAKGYSNAEIADILSISLHTVKAHAKRINAKFQVNRRTLAVARAKALGLLM; encoded by the coding sequence ATGTTGTGCCCCAGCCCCCACAGTGTGCTCGATGGTGCCATTACTCGGCAGCGGTTGCTGACCGCGCTGGCACCGGAACGGCCACTGCGGCTGCGCCTGCTGTGTGCGCCGGCCGGTTTCGGTAAAACGGTGCTGGCGCACCAGTTTGCCCAGCTCGGCCATGCGCCCTCGGTGGTGTGGGTGGCGCTGCCGCGTCAGCCGCTTAGCGCGGCGCAGTTGGCAGCACGGCTGGGCGAGGCATTGTGTCTGCCGCAGGACGATGACGGCGCCAGTCTGGCGTCGGCATTGGCGGCTCGCACCGACACCTTGGTGGTGCTGGACGGCTACTGCCGCGATCACGACAGCGATGCCTGGCTGCTGGAACAGGTACAGCACGGCAGTATTCAGTGGCTGGTGACCACCCGCAGCCAGCCGCAGTGGCCGCTGAGCCGACTGCTGCTGGATGGCCAGTTGCTGCAACTGGGCAGCGAAGCGTTGGCGCTGACGGTAACCGAAGTCGGCGAGCTGCTGGCAGCGGTGGCACCGCGGCAGAATTTTTGTGCCCGCCGTCTGCATGAACAGAGCGACGGTTGGGCCGCCGGCCTGCGATTGTTCCTGTACGCGCAGACCGGCCGCGAGCTGCTGGCCCACACCCAACTGCATCGCTGCCCGCAATTGCTCGATTACCTTGACCAAGAAGTGCTGGCACCGTTGGCCCCGAACAGCCAGCAGCTGCTGCAGGTGATTGCCCACGCGCCCTTTGTCGACAGCGCGCTGTGCGCGTTCCTGTCTGGTGAGGCGCGCGCGTTGCAGGAACTGCTGGCACAACAGGCGTTTTTGCGCACGCTGCCGGGCAGCACCGAACGCTTCACGCTCTATGAACCGCTGCGCTCGGTACTGCGCGAACGCTATCCGCACCAAGAAGATGCGCTGCTGGCTGGCGCCGGATGGCTAGCACTGGCCGGCCGTCACCTGAGCGCGTTTGGCTACGCGCTGGGGGTGCCGGATGCTCCGCGTGCAGTGCGCGCGCTGGCGCAGGTACCGCTGCACAAATTGTTTTCCGAACACAACTTGTCACCGCTGCTGGCCGGCTTGCGCCAGCTGCAGGTGGATGATTTTGCCGGTCAGCCGGCGGCGCTACGCATCGCCACCCGCGCGCTGGTGATGGGCGGCCGGCTGGAATTGGCGGAGCGCTATCTGGACGCCTTCCCAGACAGCGGCTGGGACGGCACCCGGCTGGCGCTGCAAACCGAAGTGGCACTGCATCGCGGTCAGGCCCAAGAAGCCTGCAACCTCGGTCTGCAAGCGCTGGCAGCGCTGGAGCAGGACGAGGACTGGACGCAAATGATCCTGTGTTTCTCGTCCATGACCCGCGCTGAACTGGCGCTTGGCCGCCACGAGCAGGCGCAGCGGTTGCAGGTGCAGGGGCTTGAGCTGGCACGCCGCAAAGGCGAGTTGCTGCTGGAATGCCAGATGCTGCTCGACCAGGCGCAGGTGGAAGAACTGGCCGGCCACCTGCACCGCGCGTTGCAGGCGCTGGACCAGATCGTCGCCTTGATCGGCCAAGGTGGCGGCTCGGCGTTGCTGCGCGGCGCGGAACAGATCCGCCGCGGCTGGCTATTGATGATGATCGGCGACGACGCAGCCGCGCGCCCGGCGCTGGAGCAGGGCCGCGAATTGTCGATGGCGGCCGGCACGCCGGTGTTTTTCTACAGCTATGTGTTGCTGGCGCAGCTGGATGCGCGCGCCGGCGATGTCGACCGCGCTCAACAGCGGTTGGCGGAAGTGCAGCGCGCCATGCACACCCGCGACGTGTCCGAATCGATTTACCGCAGCGTGCTCAGCGTCGGCAGTGCCGGGGTGTGGTTGCAGGCGCGCCACTACCTGCCGGTGACGCAGATGCTGGAGCGCATGCGGCGCCAGTACGAAGACGCGGTGGCGCTGACGCCGCCGAGTTCGTGCCCGGAATTGTTTGCGCTGATGAGTTTCCTGCATGCCCAAGCGTTGTGTTCCCAGGGCGCCATTGATGAAGCGATCGAGGTGCTGACGCAAGCGCTGGAGCGCGCGGAAGGCGCCGGCTTCCAAGTCATCGTCAGCCAGGCGTTGACCGCACTCGGTAAGGCGCGTCACCAGCGCGGCGATATCCGCCAGGCGGAACGCATGCTGGCCTCTGCTGCGGCGATGGCGGCACGCCAAGGGCAGCGCAACCTAGTGCTGGAAACCCAGCTCAACGCGGTGCACGAGTTCAGCGAGCGGGCGTTGCCTAAACCGGACTCCAGCGCCCAGAACGCGCCGCCGGAGCGCGCCGAAGCGCTGCTCAGCCAGCGCGAGCACGAAGTATTGGAACTGATCGCCAAGGGTTACTCGAATGCCGAAATCGCCGACATCCTGTCGATCTCGCTGCATACCGTGAAAGCCCACGCCAAACGCATTAATGCCAAGTTCCAAGTGAACCGCCGCACCTTGGCGGTGGCCCGTGCCAAAGCACTGGGATTGTTGATGTAA
- the ssuE gene encoding NADPH-dependent FMN reductase, translating into MEIVLVSGSPSPSSRTEALLEIVAAALAPKHHSLSWLRLRELPAQPLLHADFSHPAVIGWQQQVAAAEALVVATPVYKASLAGGLKVLLDLLPERALADKVVLPIASGGSHGHMLSVDYALNPVLTALKAGLILPSVFAVDRDIVRATDSVPAHARAEVQQRLLHAAEQLDAALRQRPAPIAPHLLNQRLVQAHWSI; encoded by the coding sequence ATGGAAATCGTGTTGGTGTCGGGCAGCCCGTCACCCTCATCGCGCACTGAAGCGCTGCTGGAAATTGTGGCGGCAGCGCTGGCGCCCAAGCATCACTCGCTGAGCTGGTTGCGGCTGCGTGAGCTGCCGGCGCAGCCGCTGCTACACGCCGATTTTAGTCATCCCGCCGTGATCGGCTGGCAGCAACAGGTGGCCGCCGCTGAGGCGCTGGTGGTGGCAACGCCGGTGTACAAAGCATCGCTGGCCGGTGGCCTGAAAGTGCTGCTGGATTTGCTGCCAGAGCGGGCGCTGGCCGACAAGGTGGTGCTGCCGATCGCCAGTGGCGGTAGCCACGGCCACATGCTGTCGGTGGATTACGCCCTCAATCCGGTGCTCACCGCGCTCAAGGCAGGTTTGATTCTGCCCAGCGTGTTTGCGGTGGACCGCGATATCGTGCGTGCCACCGACAGCGTGCCGGCCCATGCGCGCGCTGAGGTGCAGCAGCGTCTGCTGCACGCCGCCGAACAACTAGATGCTGCGCTGCGGCAGCGGCCGGCGCCAATTGCACCGCACCTGCTTAACCAGCGGCTGGTGCAGGCGCACTGGAGTATCTGA
- a CDS encoding saccharopine dehydrogenase family protein, producing MKVLAIGGGGSMGRAAVRAMKTFDFVEQVVLAGIDHQRAGRFAASLNDPRFSARFLDITDGADLRAAIRECDVVINSAGPFFRFGVPVLQAAIDEGKHYCDICDDWQPTLDMLALHEQAANKGITAVIGLGASPGIANMLAMKAAQQLDDIHTLYSAWRLSNAHNEDDGFFEEGEAGASADAAAVHLVHCLTETIPLVQDGNVEERLPLEQRSFNYPGYGPLDLWSIGHPEAVTFPRRFPALRNCMNGMLGVGVLVDDLRALADQVRAGAMTVDQAAAVLMSDGGRDQRRERLMEGEDDNAIGIMAFAQGTKDGRERRVGATLRQVPAGGMSAVTGIPLALFLPLLQQGAIQGHGVLSPEQAVDPDAFFALLDGFTGPDGCGLMVSCED from the coding sequence GTGAAAGTATTGGCGATCGGCGGTGGCGGCAGCATGGGGCGCGCCGCAGTGCGGGCGATGAAAACCTTCGATTTCGTTGAGCAAGTGGTGCTGGCTGGTATCGACCACCAACGCGCCGGGCGCTTCGCCGCGTCGCTGAATGACCCACGCTTTTCGGCGCGCTTCCTCGACATTACCGACGGCGCCGACCTGCGCGCAGCGATCCGCGAGTGCGATGTGGTGATTAACTCCGCCGGGCCGTTCTTCCGTTTCGGTGTGCCGGTGCTGCAAGCCGCCATTGATGAAGGCAAGCACTACTGCGACATCTGTGACGACTGGCAGCCGACGCTGGACATGCTGGCGCTGCACGAACAGGCCGCCAACAAAGGCATCACTGCTGTGATTGGCCTAGGCGCCAGCCCCGGTATCGCCAACATGCTGGCTATGAAAGCCGCCCAGCAACTGGACGACATTCACACCCTGTACTCCGCTTGGCGACTGTCCAACGCCCACAACGAAGACGACGGCTTCTTTGAGGAAGGCGAAGCCGGCGCCAGCGCCGATGCGGCTGCCGTACATCTGGTGCACTGCCTCACCGAGACCATCCCGCTGGTGCAGGACGGCAATGTCGAAGAACGCCTGCCGCTGGAGCAGCGCAGCTTCAACTACCCCGGTTACGGGCCGCTGGATCTTTGGAGTATCGGCCATCCAGAAGCGGTGACCTTCCCGCGCCGATTCCCAGCGCTGCGCAATTGCATGAACGGTATGCTTGGCGTCGGAGTTCTCGTGGACGATCTGCGTGCGCTGGCGGACCAAGTGCGTGCCGGCGCCATGACGGTGGACCAAGCGGCGGCGGTGCTGATGAGCGACGGCGGCCGTGACCAGCGGCGCGAGCGGCTGATGGAAGGCGAAGACGACAATGCCATCGGCATTATGGCGTTTGCGCAAGGCACCAAGGACGGCCGTGAGCGCCGCGTTGGCGCCACCTTGCGTCAGGTGCCGGCTGGCGGCATGAGTGCGGTGACCGGCATTCCGCTGGCACTGTTCCTGCCGCTGTTGCAGCAGGGTGCGATCCAAGGCCACGGAGTGTTGTCGCCGGAGCAAGCGGTGGATCCGGATGCCTTCTTCGCGCTGCTGGATGGTTTCACCGGCCCGGATGGCTGCGGCCTGATGGTGTCCTGCGAGGACTGA
- a CDS encoding MFS transporter — translation MTSTPRTASGLPSRWFAPAYGMGSLGPAIFILTPQILLLFFMTEILGIPPGAAGAGILIPKLWELVFDPLLGRWSDRLNTRWGRRRPLMAVGSVVFLVAFAMMFSPPDLGDWQSTLVWVIAFYTLTCTGYSLFTVPYATLLAEVTEDPHARTKVAAWRSALLALGFLLAGALAPWLVGATGGGHEGYANMALLIGLIAFAGMASAVLGTGGSPVKPLQPQVRSGSMLAPFRNRAFSWLWLAFVIQMISVAVSTAMLPFYDKYWLGNDPATVPTLFLGLTVLTVATTWCWTWLARNFGKHNSFVLATVLYGAATASLWLAMYGAAGFWFAIVLFGIANAGQQLFCFAIVPDIIAQQRSRTGIAEEGAFTGLWIWGEKIGLALGAGLAGLILQLAGFQQGSGTEVLEQTPLALSTVAWTVSIVPGVICLLSIPALFRSKRAMQHN, via the coding sequence GTGACCTCTACCCCGCGCACTGCGTCCGGCTTGCCGTCCCGCTGGTTTGCCCCTGCCTATGGCATGGGTAGTTTGGGGCCGGCAATTTTTATTTTAACGCCACAAATTTTGCTGCTGTTTTTCATGACTGAAATTCTCGGTATTCCGCCTGGCGCCGCCGGAGCCGGGATTCTGATTCCGAAATTGTGGGAGCTGGTGTTCGATCCGTTGCTGGGGCGCTGGTCAGATCGCCTGAACACCCGTTGGGGCCGTCGCCGGCCGCTGATGGCAGTGGGCTCGGTAGTATTTCTGGTGGCGTTCGCGATGATGTTTTCGCCGCCGGATCTGGGTGATTGGCAATCGACCTTGGTGTGGGTGATTGCGTTCTACACCCTGACCTGCACCGGTTATTCGCTGTTCACCGTGCCCTACGCCACGCTGCTGGCAGAAGTCACCGAAGACCCGCATGCGCGCACCAAGGTCGCAGCTTGGCGCAGTGCGTTGCTGGCACTCGGTTTCCTGCTCGCTGGCGCGCTGGCGCCGTGGCTGGTGGGCGCCACCGGCGGCGGTCACGAAGGCTACGCCAATATGGCGCTGCTGATTGGCCTGATTGCCTTTGCTGGCATGGCCAGTGCGGTGCTCGGCACCGGCGGTTCACCGGTGAAACCGTTGCAGCCGCAGGTACGTTCCGGCTCGATGCTGGCGCCGTTCCGCAACCGTGCGTTCAGCTGGCTGTGGCTGGCGTTCGTGATCCAGATGATTTCAGTGGCGGTGAGTACCGCGATGCTGCCGTTCTACGACAAATACTGGCTCGGCAATGACCCGGCCACGGTACCGACCCTGTTCCTCGGGCTGACGGTACTGACGGTGGCCACCACCTGGTGCTGGACCTGGCTGGCGCGCAACTTCGGTAAGCACAACAGCTTTGTGCTCGCCACCGTGCTCTATGGTGCCGCCACCGCATCACTGTGGCTGGCGATGTATGGCGCCGCTGGTTTCTGGTTTGCCATCGTGCTGTTTGGCATTGCCAATGCGGGGCAGCAATTGTTCTGCTTCGCCATCGTGCCCGACATCATCGCCCAGCAGCGCAGCCGCACCGGCATTGCCGAAGAGGGCGCCTTCACTGGGCTGTGGATCTGGGGAGAAAAAATCGGTTTGGCGCTGGGCGCCGGCCTGGCCGGCCTGATCTTGCAACTGGCCGGTTTCCAACAAGGTTCCGGCACCGAAGTGCTGGAGCAAACGCCGCTGGCGCTCAGCACTGTGGCGTGGACGGTGTCGATCGTGCCGGGGGTGATCTGCCTGCTGTCGATCCCGGCGCTGTTCCGATCCAAGCGCGCGATGCAGCACAACTGA
- a CDS encoding DUF1302 domain-containing protein produces the protein MTITTMSRPLCRHHALVLAVALAGTPALAFEFERGDLRGELDNHISAGIGWALSNPDKSLIGVGNGGTASTLSSDDHRLNFNKGDVYTQVFKGLHGLTLEYENVGLFVRGQWWYDVEQQDRHQRLYDISNSGRYRYARTSGIELLDAYAFARWQLGGQDGEIRVGRQVVTWGNDDYTHALNDLYAYNGNAYRRPGMILEETLIPAPMVYLTQQLGNDVSVDLFYQFGWEKMAVSNCGTFFATTEVVQDGCVTGNLIYGSDFRPNDPDYLYIPRYADNTPKDGGEYGVALRWKEAALKDTEFGLIASRYHSRSPFYSTIASSVLDVTDPQFDPNLVGNSPLAGYTVDYPESIELYAATFRTELAEGATSFSGELSLRPNMPLQVNSTDLTYTALGIDAIAQQTIGAPISPTVLNGDAVSEGKHLRGYRRLPVSQVQLAFSQFLPGAFGADWFLFMSEVAWNHISDLKTGPGAVRFGRDSIYGYGEVGVPGLCETLLNTDNPQHCNGDGFHSRDSWGYRSAFIADFADVGGGVGLRPMLVWTHDMHGWGPNFNQEAKSIELSVSARYRDRYSATVTVKDYFGGRYNTWVDRDFVSLSVGMSF, from the coding sequence ATGACCATAACAACAATGTCTCGGCCGCTGTGCCGTCACCACGCGCTGGTATTGGCCGTGGCACTGGCCGGTACCCCGGCGCTGGCGTTTGAATTCGAGCGCGGTGACCTGCGCGGAGAGCTGGATAATCACATCAGTGCCGGCATCGGCTGGGCGCTGAGCAACCCGGATAAATCGCTGATCGGCGTCGGCAACGGCGGCACCGCATCGACGTTGTCGTCCGATGACCACCGGCTGAACTTCAACAAAGGTGATGTCTACACCCAGGTGTTTAAGGGCCTGCACGGGCTGACGCTGGAATACGAAAATGTCGGCTTGTTCGTGCGTGGCCAGTGGTGGTACGACGTCGAGCAGCAGGACCGTCACCAGCGCCTGTATGACATCAGCAACAGTGGCCGTTACCGTTACGCGCGCACCTCCGGCATTGAGCTGCTTGATGCCTACGCTTTTGCCCGCTGGCAGTTGGGCGGTCAAGACGGTGAAATCCGCGTTGGCCGCCAAGTGGTGACATGGGGTAACGACGACTACACGCACGCGCTCAATGATCTGTATGCCTACAACGGCAACGCCTACCGCCGTCCAGGCATGATCCTCGAAGAAACGCTGATCCCGGCGCCGATGGTGTACCTGACCCAGCAACTCGGTAACGACGTCAGCGTCGACCTGTTCTACCAGTTCGGCTGGGAGAAAATGGCGGTCAGCAACTGCGGCACCTTCTTCGCCACCACCGAAGTGGTGCAGGACGGCTGCGTCACCGGCAACCTGATTTACGGCAGCGATTTCCGCCCCAATGATCCCGATTACCTCTACATCCCCCGTTACGCCGACAACACCCCCAAGGACGGTGGTGAGTACGGCGTGGCGTTGCGCTGGAAAGAAGCCGCCCTCAAGGATACCGAGTTCGGCCTGATCGCCAGCCGTTATCACAGCCGCTCACCGTTCTACAGCACCATCGCCAGCAGCGTGCTGGATGTGACCGATCCGCAGTTCGATCCCAACCTGGTCGGCAACTCGCCGCTGGCCGGCTACACCGTCGACTACCCGGAGAGCATCGAGCTGTACGCGGCCACCTTCCGCACTGAATTGGCCGAGGGCGCCACCAGCTTTTCCGGTGAGCTGAGTCTGCGACCGAACATGCCGTTGCAGGTAAACAGTACCGATCTGACCTACACCGCATTGGGCATTGACGCCATTGCGCAGCAGACCATCGGCGCGCCGATCAGCCCCACCGTGCTTAACGGCGATGCGGTGTCCGAGGGCAAGCACCTGCGCGGTTACCGCCGTCTGCCGGTGTCGCAAGTGCAGTTGGCGTTCAGCCAGTTTCTGCCCGGCGCGTTCGGCGCCGATTGGTTCTTGTTCATGAGCGAGGTGGCGTGGAACCACATCAGCGACCTCAAGACCGGCCCCGGTGCAGTGCGTTTCGGGCGCGATTCGATCTACGGCTACGGTGAAGTGGGCGTGCCGGGGCTGTGCGAAACGCTGCTCAACACCGACAACCCGCAGCACTGCAACGGTGATGGCTTCCACAGCCGCGACTCCTGGGGCTACCGCTCGGCGTTTATTGCTGACTTCGCCGATGTGGGCGGCGGTGTCGGGCTGCGCCCGATGCTGGTGTGGACCCACGACATGCATGGCTGGGGCCCCAATTTCAACCAAGAAGCGAAGTCCATCGAGCTGTCCGTGAGCGCCCGTTACCGCGATCGCTACAGCGCCACGGTGACGGTGAAAGACTACTTCGGCGGCCGCTACAACACCTGGGTGGACCGCGATTTTGTGTCGCTCAGCGTGGGCATGAGCTTCTGA
- a CDS encoding YezD family protein: MSVSAAAHPLANDVVLERIQAALHGLRYGAVEITVHNGQVVVIERREKFRLPDTRPPR, from the coding sequence ATGTCTGTTTCTGCTGCTGCCCACCCGCTCGCCAATGACGTGGTACTGGAGCGCATCCAAGCCGCGCTGCACGGCCTGCGCTACGGCGCGGTGGAGATCACCGTGCACAACGGCCAAGTGGTGGTGATCGAGCGGCGCGAGAAATTCCGCCTACCAGACACCCGCCCGCCCCGTTGA
- the mgtE gene encoding magnesium transporter — MNRNDLLNRLKMTLRAGDVHAFALAVLNTPHADLADALADEPIRDVMNMLMALPQTQRAGLFSYLPQEQQDALIGIMPKDTVVRLFEHLPSDDRADIFNRLSHAAQNQLLPAMAKVEREDLLKMASYPDGSVGAVTSSDYAVVSPDSTAAQALAYLRTHAPAKETIYVVYVQDAQKRLLGTLSLRELVLAAPEQNIADLMRPDPIYARAEWPAEQAAALIRRYDLLAVPVINGGQRMIGIVTVDDAMDIEKEQDATSLSRFGGSATLEGDDLDLRESSFGKIVKTRLFWLVILTFFGVITSTYVSHQEDILSEVLVLAAFIAPIVDMGGNTGSQSATLVIRSMALGELTLRWKDIWFVIKRELPVALTMGVVICLLEAVLAYFSKGVGIEVLATVGLSMLACTVIGGVVGAMLPFLARRIGTDPATLSSPLITSVMDLVGVFIYFGFAYLFLGDLLVAN; from the coding sequence ATGAACCGCAATGACTTGCTCAACCGCCTGAAAATGACCCTGCGTGCCGGCGACGTGCACGCGTTCGCGCTGGCGGTACTCAACACCCCCCATGCCGACCTTGCCGATGCGCTCGCTGATGAGCCGATCCGCGATGTCATGAACATGCTGATGGCACTGCCGCAAACCCAGCGCGCCGGCCTGTTTTCCTACCTGCCGCAAGAGCAGCAGGATGCGCTGATCGGCATCATGCCGAAGGACACCGTGGTGCGGCTGTTCGAGCACCTGCCGTCCGATGATCGCGCCGACATCTTCAACCGTCTCAGCCATGCCGCGCAGAACCAGCTGCTGCCGGCGATGGCCAAGGTGGAGCGCGAGGATCTGCTGAAAATGGCGTCCTACCCGGATGGCTCGGTGGGCGCAGTGACCTCGTCCGATTACGCCGTGGTCAGCCCCGACAGCACCGCCGCCCAGGCGTTGGCTTACCTGCGCACCCACGCACCGGCTAAAGAGACCATCTATGTGGTCTACGTGCAGGACGCGCAGAAACGGCTGCTCGGCACGCTGTCGCTGCGTGAGCTGGTGCTGGCGGCGCCGGAGCAGAACATCGCCGACCTGATGCGGCCGGATCCGATCTACGCCCGTGCCGAATGGCCGGCGGAGCAGGCCGCTGCGTTGATCCGTCGCTACGACCTGCTGGCGGTGCCGGTGATCAACGGCGGCCAGCGCATGATCGGCATCGTCACCGTGGACGACGCCATGGACATCGAGAAAGAGCAGGATGCCACCTCGCTGTCACGCTTCGGCGGCAGCGCCACGCTGGAAGGGGACGACCTCGATCTGCGTGAATCCAGCTTCGGCAAGATCGTCAAAACGCGGCTGTTTTGGCTGGTGATCCTGACGTTCTTCGGCGTCATCACCAGCACCTATGTGTCTCATCAGGAGGACATCCTCAGCGAAGTGTTGGTGCTGGCGGCGTTCATCGCACCGATCGTCGACATGGGCGGCAATACTGGCAGCCAGTCGGCCACGCTGGTGATTCGCTCCATGGCGTTGGGTGAGTTGACGTTGCGCTGGAAGGATATTTGGTTTGTCATCAAGCGCGAATTGCCGGTGGCGCTGACCATGGGCGTGGTGATCTGCTTGCTGGAAGCGGTGCTGGCCTACTTCTCCAAGGGCGTCGGCATTGAAGTGTTGGCCACCGTCGGCCTGTCGATGTTGGCGTGCACCGTGATCGGCGGCGTGGTGGGTGCCATGCTGCCGTTCCTGGCGCGTCGCATCGGCACCGACCCGGCGACGCTCAGCTCGCCGTTGATCACGTCGGTGATGGATTTGGTGGGCGTGTTCATCTACTTCGGTTTTGCCTACCTGTTCCTTGGCGATTTGTTGGTGGCCAACTGA
- a CDS encoding MgtC/SapB family protein encodes MQSIANINLMSLADTTVSLLVAFVLGGIIGLERQVRQRTAGLRTNVLVCVGAALFVDVGVRFFQLHGGTPSPLHIVAYVVSGVGFLGAGVIMREEGNVRGINTAATLWGSAAVGTAAGADLILEALLGALFVLAANTLLRPVVNRIDRQPIDVETVEATYTVCVITPREHRDQALALLETVFETANIPLRDVDINPFGEEELEIEAVLVPTSISGDLLDSLTARLRRARYVSQAFSTASTSE; translated from the coding sequence ATGCAAAGCATTGCCAATATCAATCTCATGTCCTTGGCCGACACCACCGTCAGTCTGCTGGTGGCGTTCGTGCTCGGCGGCATCATCGGGCTGGAACGGCAGGTGCGCCAACGGACCGCCGGGCTGCGCACCAACGTGTTGGTGTGTGTCGGCGCCGCGCTGTTCGTGGATGTCGGCGTGCGCTTTTTCCAACTGCATGGCGGCACCCCGAGCCCGCTGCACATCGTCGCCTACGTGGTGTCCGGGGTCGGCTTCCTCGGCGCCGGCGTGATCATGCGCGAGGAAGGCAACGTGCGCGGCATCAACACCGCTGCCACGCTGTGGGGTTCGGCCGCCGTGGGCACCGCAGCGGGTGCCGACTTGATCCTTGAAGCGCTACTCGGTGCTTTGTTCGTGCTGGCGGCCAACACGCTGCTGCGGCCGGTGGTGAACCGCATCGATCGCCAGCCGATTGACGTGGAAACTGTGGAAGCCACCTACACCGTGTGTGTAATCACCCCGCGCGAGCACCGCGATCAAGCGCTGGCGCTGCTGGAAACCGTGTTTGAAACCGCCAACATTCCGCTGCGCGATGTGGACATCAACCCATTCGGTGAAGAAGAACTGGAAATCGAAGCGGTGCTGGTGCCGACCTCCATCAGCGGCGACCTGCTCGACAGCCTCACCGCGCGCCTGCGCCGTGCCCGTTACGTGTCGCAAGCGTTCAGTACTGCCAGTACCAGCGAGTGA